A DNA window from Moorella thermoacetica contains the following coding sequences:
- the sigE gene encoding RNA polymerase sporulation sigma factor SigE, giving the protein MKLQFLYNHLALRLRWLAEIFYVGSSEALPPPLSSDEESDLLLRLEDGDAAVKKVLIERNLRLVVYIARKFENTGVGIEDLVSIGTIGLIKAVNTFDPKKRIKLATYASRCIENEILMYLRRNNKTRAEVSFDEPLNIDWDGNELLLSDVLGTDNDIIYKSIEEEVDHKLLQLAMRKLSSRERKIMEFRFGLLDGVEKTQKEVADILGISQSYISRLEKRIIKRLRKEIARME; this is encoded by the coding sequence ATAAAGCTCCAGTTCCTCTACAACCACCTGGCCCTGAGGTTGAGGTGGCTGGCGGAAATTTTTTATGTGGGCAGTAGCGAAGCCCTGCCACCACCCCTTTCCAGCGATGAGGAATCGGACCTCCTCCTGCGCCTGGAAGACGGCGACGCCGCCGTTAAAAAGGTTCTCATTGAACGCAACCTACGCCTGGTAGTTTATATAGCCCGCAAGTTTGAAAATACCGGCGTTGGCATTGAGGACCTGGTCTCCATAGGTACCATCGGTCTGATTAAGGCTGTCAATACCTTTGACCCCAAGAAGCGGATCAAGCTGGCTACCTATGCCTCTCGCTGTATCGAGAATGAGATTCTTATGTACCTGCGCCGTAATAATAAAACCCGGGCGGAGGTATCTTTCGATGAACCCTTGAACATCGACTGGGACGGCAACGAACTCCTCCTCTCCGATGTCCTGGGGACGGACAATGATATTATTTATAAATCCATAGAGGAAGAAGTCGACCATAAACTGCTGCAACTGGCCATGCGCAAGCTCTCCTCCCGGGAGCGCAAGATCATGGAGTTTCGCTTCGGCCTCCTGGATGGCGTAGAGAAAACCCAGAAGGAGGTAGCCGACATCCTGGGCATCTCCCAGTCCTATATCTCCCGTCTGGAGAAGCGCATTATCAAGCGCCTGCGCAAAGAGATCGCCAGGATGGAGTAG
- the sigG gene encoding RNA polymerase sporulation sigma factor SigG: MLNKVEICGVNTSKLPLLKSDEIRQLFQQMQAGETGAREKLITGNLRLVLSVIQRFTNRGEHVDDLFQVGCIGLMKAIDNFDLSQNVKFSTYAVPMIIGEIRRYLRDNNPIRVSRSLRDVAYKALQIRDTLVNKLAREPSLAEVAQQLDLPQEEVIFALDAIQEPVSLFEPIYHDGGDPIFVMDQIGDEKNQDSSWLENIAIKEAMNKLNPRERLILSLRFFEGKTQMEVADEIGISQAQVSRLEKAALQHMRKYI, from the coding sequence ATGCTGAACAAAGTAGAAATCTGCGGTGTGAATACCTCCAAATTACCCCTGCTGAAGAGTGATGAGATCCGCCAGCTCTTTCAACAGATGCAGGCCGGAGAAACCGGAGCCCGGGAAAAGCTCATTACAGGCAACCTGCGCCTGGTTTTAAGCGTCATCCAGCGCTTCACCAACCGCGGCGAACACGTGGACGACCTGTTCCAGGTGGGTTGTATTGGCCTCATGAAGGCCATTGATAACTTTGATCTGAGCCAGAACGTCAAGTTTTCCACCTACGCCGTGCCCATGATTATCGGCGAGATCCGGCGTTACTTGCGGGACAATAACCCTATCCGGGTCAGTCGTTCCTTGCGGGACGTGGCCTACAAGGCCCTCCAGATAAGGGACACCCTGGTGAATAAGCTCGCCAGGGAACCCTCTCTGGCGGAAGTAGCCCAGCAACTGGACCTGCCCCAGGAAGAAGTAATCTTCGCCCTGGATGCCATTCAGGAGCCGGTGTCCCTTTTCGAACCGATTTATCATGACGGCGGCGATCCCATCTTTGTCATGGACCAGATTGGGGACGAAAAGAACCAGGACAGCAGCTGGCTGGAGAATATCGCCATCAAAGAGGCCATGAACAAGTTGAATCCCCGGGAGCGCCTCATCCTATCCTTACGTTTCTTTGAAGGCAAGACCCAGATGGAAGTCGCAGACGAAATCGGCATATCCCAGGCCCAGGTCTCCCGGCTGGAAAAAGCAGCCCTGCAGCATATGCGGAAATATATTTAA
- the spoIIR gene encoding stage II sporulation protein R → MSRWKKSLLAMLLAGIVIMAGGSNWQEARVVPAYNSHNLIRLHVIANSDTPGDQELKRHVRDAVLASVGQRLAGAGDITTARKLVSTNLATITAAAEAQIKREGRSYTVRTEFGDFPFPIRAYGDLTLPAGNYEAVRLVIGEGRGQNWWCVLFPPLCLVDVASKGNPGPVAAGPPAMVAGMASEAGPAPGAFQVRWKIIEVFKTSRQYLASLWP, encoded by the coding sequence GTGTCTCGATGGAAAAAATCCTTGCTGGCAATGTTGCTGGCCGGGATAGTAATCATGGCTGGAGGTTCAAACTGGCAGGAAGCCCGGGTTGTTCCGGCATATAATTCGCATAATTTAATCAGATTGCATGTCATCGCCAACAGCGATACGCCCGGCGACCAGGAGTTAAAACGTCACGTCAGGGATGCCGTCCTGGCCAGTGTTGGTCAGCGTCTGGCGGGGGCCGGGGACATAACTACAGCCAGGAAACTTGTTAGCACCAACCTGGCAACCATAACCGCCGCCGCGGAAGCCCAGATCAAGCGGGAAGGCCGTAGCTACACCGTCCGCACGGAATTTGGCGATTTTCCCTTCCCGATCCGGGCTTACGGGGACCTAACTCTGCCGGCAGGAAACTACGAGGCCGTCCGCCTGGTAATCGGGGAGGGCCGGGGGCAGAACTGGTGGTGTGTCCTATTCCCACCCCTGTGCCTGGTGGACGTTGCCAGTAAGGGCAACCCCGGACCGGTTGCCGCCGGCCCGCCTGCTATGGTGGCAGGAATGGCTTCTGAAGCAGGGCCGGCACCGGGAGCCTTTCAGGTTCGCTGGAAGATAATAGAGGTATTTAAAACCTCGCGCCAGTACCTGGCCAGCCTGTGGCCCTGA
- a CDS encoding YlmC/YmxH family sporulation protein produces the protein MIRVAELRQREVINVIDGRRLGTIKDIDLDLEEGRVRALIVPGQGSKFLFFFGREEDLVIPWENVVKIGVDVILVESYSSTAPVHREKA, from the coding sequence ATGATCCGGGTGGCTGAGCTGCGGCAGCGCGAGGTAATTAATGTCATTGACGGGCGGCGCCTGGGGACAATTAAAGATATTGACCTGGACCTGGAGGAAGGGCGGGTCAGGGCCCTCATTGTTCCCGGACAGGGTAGCAAGTTTCTTTTCTTCTTTGGCCGGGAGGAGGACCTGGTCATTCCCTGGGAGAATGTCGTTAAAATAGGGGTAGACGTCATCCTCGTCGAGAGTTACAGCAGTACAGCGCCGGTACACCGGGAAAAGGCTTAA
- the pgeF gene encoding peptidoglycan editing factor PgeF has translation MATFTGEEREGIFFLRVTFLESRAPVKAVYTSRRGGVSNAPYDGLNLGLHVGDNPRAVLANRNLLAGVLDLPLGSWVIGEQVHGNEVARVGREQAGSGVQELTTALKGIDALVTNEPDVTLVAFFADCVPIYIVDPVNRALGLAHAGWRGTVLQVGARMVARMATEFGSRPGDLLAAIGPAVGPCCYQVDARVVDKVQEHLPFAGELLAADGPGHWRLDLPRANYLSLVAAGLQPDRIAVAGICTHCQAETFFSHRASGGITGRQAAMLALGEQV, from the coding sequence TTGGCGACCTTCACCGGGGAGGAAAGAGAAGGCATTTTTTTCTTAAGGGTCACTTTTCTAGAATCCCGGGCACCGGTAAAAGCCGTCTATACCAGCCGCCGGGGAGGGGTGAGCAACGCCCCATATGACGGTTTAAACCTGGGCCTTCATGTCGGCGACAACCCCCGGGCTGTTCTGGCCAACAGGAATCTGCTGGCCGGTGTCCTGGACCTGCCCCTGGGGAGCTGGGTTATCGGCGAGCAGGTTCACGGGAACGAAGTGGCCCGGGTGGGCAGGGAACAGGCCGGCAGCGGAGTGCAGGAACTGACTACCGCCCTGAAGGGCATCGATGCCCTGGTTACCAATGAGCCCGATGTAACCCTGGTTGCCTTTTTTGCTGATTGTGTTCCCATATATATAGTCGACCCTGTCAACCGGGCCCTGGGCCTGGCCCACGCCGGCTGGCGGGGAACGGTCCTCCAGGTGGGGGCCCGGATGGTGGCGCGTATGGCGACCGAGTTTGGCAGCCGGCCTGGAGACCTCCTGGCTGCCATAGGACCGGCTGTAGGCCCCTGTTGCTACCAGGTAGACGCCAGGGTGGTAGATAAGGTACAGGAACACCTCCCCTTTGCCGGTGAACTGCTGGCGGCGGACGGTCCCGGGCACTGGCGCCTGGACCTGCCCCGGGCGAATTACCTGAGCCTGGTGGCTGCCGGTTTGCAGCCTGACCGGATAGCGGTTGCCGGTATCTGCACTCACTGCCAAGCTGAAACCTTTTTCTCCCACCGAGCCTCCGGCGGTATTACCGGGCGCCAGGCGGCTATGCTGGCCCTGGGGGAACAGGTATGA
- a CDS encoding HlyD family efflux transporter periplasmic adaptor subunit yields MKTANNPSPPPVKTRPRRRRRPGRFIVRVALLILLLLVAWSGIRGAARAVAWHFLLTRQVDTGTLEDNLPLEVYIAREEKVLTAPVTGTLTPVVPEGERVPVGATIANLLPVAAGTNPVAIKAPYPGQVSYEVDGLEANLQPATLGNISYQDLKRLIALARPVTARGQVKEGEPVVRLVNNLDPLRLYVPLENWPAGWKVGQEVTLKVPGDNGEVRARIIRLQDEGNQRAAVMEVATWDNSWLLPRQMAVVAVLRRYRGIILPASALDVGPGGEKGVYVLGANSFKWQPVTIVGQVGDQVAVRGLEAGAEVVLRPRLARWLMN; encoded by the coding sequence ATGAAGACGGCCAATAATCCATCACCACCCCCGGTCAAAACCCGGCCGCGACGGCGCCGCCGGCCCGGGCGATTCATTGTGCGGGTAGCCCTCCTGATTTTATTGCTCCTGGTGGCCTGGTCCGGCATCAGGGGAGCGGCCCGGGCAGTTGCGTGGCACTTTTTACTTACCCGGCAGGTGGATACCGGTACCCTGGAGGACAACCTCCCCCTGGAGGTGTATATTGCCCGGGAGGAAAAGGTCCTGACGGCGCCGGTAACCGGTACCCTGACCCCGGTGGTACCGGAAGGGGAACGAGTACCGGTAGGAGCCACCATCGCCAATCTTCTCCCTGTGGCGGCCGGGACAAACCCGGTGGCCATTAAAGCCCCTTACCCGGGCCAGGTCTCTTACGAGGTTGACGGCCTGGAAGCAAATTTGCAGCCGGCCACCCTGGGCAACATCAGCTACCAGGATTTAAAACGCCTGATAGCCCTGGCCAGGCCGGTGACCGCACGCGGCCAGGTTAAGGAAGGAGAACCCGTAGTTCGCCTGGTTAATAACCTGGACCCCCTGCGGCTCTATGTCCCCCTGGAAAACTGGCCGGCTGGCTGGAAGGTAGGCCAGGAGGTTACCTTGAAGGTACCAGGGGATAATGGCGAGGTCCGGGCCCGGATTATCCGCCTTCAGGATGAAGGTAACCAGCGGGCTGCTGTGATGGAGGTGGCTACCTGGGACAATAGCTGGCTTCTTCCCCGCCAGATGGCCGTGGTGGCGGTATTGAGGCGTTACCGGGGGATAATACTGCCGGCGTCAGCCCTGGATGTCGGACCGGGGGGAGAGAAAGGGGTATATGTCCTGGGAGCCAATAGCTTCAAGTGGCAGCCGGTTACCATCGTGGGCCAGGTGGGAGACCAGGTGGCCGTCCGGGGCCTGGAAGCGGGCGCCGAGGTGGTTCTCCGGCCTCGTCTGGCACGATGGTTGATGAATTAG
- a CDS encoding YggS family pyridoxal phosphate-dependent enzyme: MVNVSENITRVLERIAAAARRSGRRPEDITLVAVTKTVPVERIREAVACGLKDLGENRVQELLSKQPHVEGVNWHLIGHLQRNKVRQVWDRVCLIHSVDSLELAREINKRATAAGRRVDILLEVNIAGEESKFGLVPDAVIPLVREIAGWPGLHICGLMTVAPLVADPEEVRPVFLRLAALRREVEALRLPGVDMAYLSMGMTNDFEVAIEAGANMVRIGSAIFGSRDYQTKVEVH; this comes from the coding sequence ATGGTTAACGTGTCAGAAAATATTACCAGGGTGTTGGAAAGAATAGCCGCTGCAGCCAGACGCAGCGGCCGCCGGCCAGAGGATATCACTTTGGTGGCAGTTACCAAGACTGTTCCCGTGGAACGCATCCGGGAAGCTGTTGCCTGCGGCCTGAAGGACCTGGGGGAAAACCGGGTCCAGGAACTCCTGTCCAAACAACCCCATGTCGAGGGAGTCAACTGGCACCTCATCGGCCACCTGCAGCGTAACAAAGTTCGCCAGGTCTGGGACCGGGTTTGCCTGATCCACTCCGTAGACAGCCTGGAGCTTGCCCGGGAGATAAATAAGCGGGCGACTGCCGCCGGACGCCGGGTGGACATTCTCCTGGAGGTCAACATAGCCGGGGAAGAGAGCAAGTTCGGCCTGGTTCCCGACGCCGTTATCCCTCTGGTGCGGGAGATAGCTGGCTGGCCGGGGCTACATATCTGCGGCCTGATGACGGTGGCGCCCCTGGTGGCGGATCCCGAAGAGGTACGCCCGGTTTTCCTCCGTCTGGCCGCTTTACGGCGGGAAGTGGAGGCCCTGCGCCTTCCCGGCGTAGACATGGCCTATCTTTCCATGGGAATGACCAACGATTTTGAGGTGGCCATTGAGGCCGGAGCCAACATGGTCCGTATTGGCTCCGCCATTTTTGGTTCCCGTGACTATCAAACTAAGGTGGAGGTGCATTAA
- a CDS encoding cell division protein SepF: MAFWQGLINWLGYGHEGEEPVMEKPVLEAETTPVTPAKGKLVGLPTARNAMRLVIARPQSFEQAAGLAENLKNYRPLIVNVEGIPVEEARRIIDFLSGAAYALGGRVRKVTSGIFLFTTSNVDLSGDLEDQIPGGLNWLEAAGRGR; this comes from the coding sequence GTGGCATTCTGGCAGGGTTTAATCAACTGGCTGGGGTACGGTCATGAAGGGGAGGAGCCGGTAATGGAGAAACCGGTGCTTGAGGCGGAAACAACTCCAGTTACCCCGGCTAAAGGAAAACTGGTAGGCTTACCGACTGCGCGTAACGCCATGCGCCTGGTAATTGCCCGGCCCCAGTCTTTCGAACAGGCCGCTGGCCTGGCGGAGAATCTGAAAAACTACCGGCCGTTAATTGTCAACGTCGAGGGCATACCCGTTGAGGAAGCAAGGCGGATTATTGATTTCTTGAGCGGTGCCGCCTATGCCCTGGGGGGCAGGGTGCGCAAGGTGACCAGCGGTATCTTTTTATTTACTACCAGCAATGTCGACCTGAGTGGCGATCTGGAAGATCAAATACCGGGTGGCCTGAACTGGCTGGAGGCAGCAGGCCGGGGTAGATAG
- the proC gene encoding pyrroline-5-carboxylate reductase, with protein sequence MDVKIGFLGAGAMAEALIRGIIQARLVQPERLWAYDIRAARLKELEQRFGLVAAASREELAAAADIIILAVKPQNVEAALTGLQVKGDKLVISIIAGVTLSRLAGYLGDVPLVRVVPNTPALVGAGVSALAAGARVGQEDLEKALAIFRSVGEAMVLPEEQLNAVTGLSGSGPAYVYMIIEALADGGVRQGLARPVALELAARTLLGGAQMVLATGEHPGVLKDRVTSPAGTTIAGLAVLEDRGVRGALIRAVEAATLRAGELE encoded by the coding sequence GTGGACGTAAAAATCGGTTTTCTTGGTGCCGGGGCTATGGCCGAGGCCCTTATTCGCGGTATCATCCAGGCCAGGCTGGTGCAGCCGGAGCGGTTATGGGCCTATGACATCCGGGCTGCAAGGTTGAAGGAACTGGAGCAACGATTCGGATTGGTGGCGGCAGCTAGCAGGGAAGAACTGGCGGCCGCTGCGGACATCATAATTCTGGCCGTAAAACCCCAGAATGTGGAAGCGGCTCTGACTGGATTGCAGGTCAAGGGGGATAAGCTGGTGATCTCCATTATTGCCGGCGTAACCCTTTCCCGCCTGGCGGGATACCTGGGTGACGTGCCTTTAGTCAGGGTAGTGCCCAATACCCCGGCCCTGGTTGGTGCTGGGGTTTCCGCCCTGGCCGCGGGCGCCCGGGTGGGACAGGAAGACCTGGAGAAAGCCTTGGCCATTTTCCGCTCTGTAGGCGAGGCCATGGTGTTACCGGAAGAACAGCTAAACGCCGTGACCGGCCTGAGTGGGAGCGGGCCGGCTTACGTTTATATGATCATTGAAGCCCTGGCCGACGGCGGCGTGCGCCAGGGACTGGCCAGGCCGGTAGCCCTGGAACTGGCGGCCAGGACCCTCTTAGGAGGAGCACAGATGGTCCTGGCCACCGGTGAGCACCCGGGGGTCCTGAAGGATAGGGTAACCTCCCCGGCGGGGACAACTATAGCCGGCCTCGCCGTACTGGAAGACCGGGGCGTGCGGGGAGCCCTCATCCGGGCTGTCGAGGCTGCTACCCTGCGGGCCGGCGAACTTGAATAA
- a CDS encoding YggT family protein, producing MQTLAVLVRVAFEVLNWLIIARILISWFPHDPNHPIMRFIYEITEPVLAPFRRIMPRTTMPIDFSPIIAVLVLQLVEHLLINFIMRLG from the coding sequence ATGCAGACCCTGGCAGTCCTGGTCCGGGTGGCCTTTGAGGTTTTAAACTGGCTGATTATCGCCCGGATCCTCATTTCATGGTTTCCCCACGATCCCAATCACCCCATCATGCGGTTTATTTATGAGATTACGGAACCGGTCCTGGCCCCTTTTCGCCGGATCATGCCCCGCACAACCATGCCCATTGATTTCTCACCCATTATTGCCGTCCTGGTATTACAGCTGGTGGAGCACCTGCTGATCAACTTCATCATGCGCTTGGGATAG
- a CDS encoding DivIVA domain-containing protein, giving the protein MLTPLDINKKEFHRSFRGYNCEEVDEFLEQILRDYGQVYRENQEMREKNQRLSEELERYAHLEQTLKDALVMAQQAADEMRQNAQREAELKLREAENKAREILNQARAQAEKVERYQRDLEASTRAFKMRLRSLLKAQLELLEDQVEAEAAATADRQGETLREPGPGEEEITDCELDPCRQEQV; this is encoded by the coding sequence GTGCTGACTCCCCTGGATATCAATAAAAAAGAGTTTCACCGCAGTTTCCGCGGCTATAACTGCGAAGAAGTAGATGAATTCCTGGAGCAGATCTTGCGCGATTACGGCCAGGTTTACCGCGAAAACCAGGAAATGCGGGAAAAGAACCAGCGCCTCAGCGAAGAACTGGAGCGTTATGCCCACTTGGAACAAACCTTGAAGGATGCCCTGGTAATGGCCCAGCAGGCGGCTGATGAAATGCGCCAGAACGCCCAGAGGGAAGCAGAACTGAAACTCCGGGAGGCGGAGAACAAAGCCCGGGAGATTTTAAACCAGGCCCGGGCCCAGGCGGAAAAGGTTGAACGCTACCAGCGGGACCTGGAGGCAAGTACCAGGGCCTTTAAAATGCGCCTGCGCTCCCTCCTTAAAGCACAATTGGAACTCCTGGAGGACCAGGTGGAGGCTGAAGCAGCGGCGACGGCTGACCGGCAGGGGGAAACGCTCCGGGAGCCTGGCCCGGGTGAGGAAGAAATAACGGACTGTGAACTTGACCCCTGCCGCCAGGAACAGGTATGA
- the ileS gene encoding isoleucine--tRNA ligase, whose translation MDYSKTLNLPRTDFPMRANLPQREPEILKFWEENDIYGKVQEANRGKPKFILHDGPPYANGHLHLGHTLNKILKDIIIKYHSMNGYDAPYVPGWDTHGLPIEQQAIKNLGLNRHAVDVVEFRNRCRDYALKYVNIQREEFKRLGVRGDWEHPYLTLEPEYEAIQIGIFGEMAKKGYIYKGLKPVYWCTDCETALAEAEVEYGEERSPSIYVKFPVADARGLFEPRGSSIVIWTTTPWTLPANVAIALHPEFKYVLIQVGEERLLMAAELVRPVLELLGVKDYQVVATFTGSELEGVVCRNPLMDRDSVVILGEHVTLEQGTGCVHTAPGHGLEDYEVGMRYHLPVLSPLDDRGRFTEEGGQFAGLFIDEANKAVVKELEARGALLHFGFIKHQYPHCWRCKHPIIFRATEQWFASIEGFRQEALEAIKKVKWIPSWGEDRIYNMVADRSDWCISRQRTWGVPIPIFYCANCGREIINDATISHLQELFRKHGSNVWFAREAGELVPPGLKCPECGSKEFRKETDIMDVWFDSGSSHAAVLATRPELAWPADLYLEGSDQHRGWFNSSLSTAVATRGRAPYRQVLTHGFLVDEEGRKMSKSLGNGIDPADVIRQRGADVLRLWVASADYRRDVAASENIMRQITEAYRKIRNTCRFLLANLADFDPGKDQVPREEMLELDRWAMNRLQRLIARVTMAYDDYEFHVVYHTIHNFCAVDLSAVYLDIIKDRLYTWPAASKGRRSAQTVLYETINVLVRLLTPILAFTTEEIWRYLPGEDDRPISVQLAGWPQVKTEFLDDELEEKWKRILQVRDVVARALERARQEQDLGNSLNAAVHLYPDADMYQFLKPLGDELATIMIVSRVDLHQPGEEAPAGSLEAPELPGLRVYVTGAPGQKCERCWMVSETVGQDTDHPTLCRRCATVVKEMYMNG comes from the coding sequence GTGGATTATAGTAAAACCTTAAATCTACCCCGTACAGATTTTCCTATGCGGGCCAATCTGCCCCAGCGTGAACCCGAGATCCTTAAGTTCTGGGAGGAAAACGACATCTACGGCAAGGTTCAGGAGGCCAACAGGGGTAAACCCAAGTTTATCCTCCACGACGGCCCGCCCTATGCCAATGGTCACCTGCACCTGGGTCATACCTTAAATAAAATCCTTAAAGATATTATTATCAAGTATCATTCAATGAACGGTTATGACGCCCCCTATGTACCCGGGTGGGATACCCACGGCCTTCCCATTGAACAGCAGGCCATTAAGAATCTGGGACTCAACCGCCACGCCGTCGACGTTGTTGAGTTCCGTAACCGCTGCCGGGACTATGCTCTGAAGTATGTCAATATCCAGCGGGAAGAATTTAAACGCCTGGGGGTGCGGGGCGACTGGGAGCATCCCTATTTAACCCTGGAACCGGAGTACGAAGCCATCCAGATAGGTATATTTGGCGAGATGGCCAAAAAGGGCTATATCTACAAGGGTTTAAAGCCAGTCTACTGGTGCACCGACTGTGAGACAGCCCTGGCGGAAGCCGAAGTGGAGTACGGCGAGGAACGCTCACCCTCTATTTATGTTAAATTTCCGGTAGCCGACGCCAGGGGCCTCTTTGAGCCCCGGGGGAGTTCCATCGTTATCTGGACCACCACCCCCTGGACCCTACCGGCCAACGTAGCCATCGCCCTGCACCCGGAGTTTAAGTATGTTCTCATCCAGGTAGGGGAGGAAAGGCTGCTCATGGCCGCCGAACTGGTTCGGCCGGTGCTGGAGCTTTTGGGAGTAAAGGATTACCAGGTGGTGGCTACCTTTACCGGCAGCGAGCTGGAAGGGGTCGTCTGCCGTAATCCCCTCATGGACCGGGATTCCGTGGTGATTTTAGGAGAACACGTTACATTGGAACAGGGTACCGGGTGCGTGCATACCGCTCCCGGACACGGTCTGGAAGACTATGAGGTGGGCATGCGTTACCATCTGCCGGTACTTTCCCCCCTTGACGACCGGGGCCGCTTTACGGAGGAAGGAGGCCAGTTCGCCGGGCTCTTTATCGATGAGGCCAACAAAGCCGTGGTCAAGGAATTGGAAGCCCGGGGAGCCCTCTTGCACTTTGGTTTTATCAAGCACCAGTACCCCCATTGCTGGCGTTGTAAGCATCCCATTATCTTCCGGGCGACGGAACAGTGGTTTGCGTCAATTGAAGGGTTCCGGCAAGAAGCCCTGGAAGCCATCAAGAAAGTCAAATGGATCCCATCCTGGGGCGAAGACCGGATTTATAACATGGTAGCTGACAGGAGCGACTGGTGCATCTCCCGTCAGCGCACCTGGGGTGTACCCATTCCCATCTTTTACTGTGCCAACTGCGGCCGGGAGATAATCAACGACGCCACCATCAGCCACCTCCAGGAACTCTTCCGGAAGCACGGTTCGAACGTCTGGTTTGCCCGGGAAGCCGGGGAACTGGTGCCGCCGGGGCTGAAATGTCCCGAATGCGGCAGCAAAGAATTCCGCAAGGAAACGGATATTATGGATGTCTGGTTCGATTCCGGTTCCAGCCATGCCGCCGTGCTGGCCACCCGTCCGGAACTGGCCTGGCCGGCCGACCTTTACCTGGAGGGTAGCGACCAGCACCGTGGCTGGTTTAATTCCTCCCTGTCAACGGCTGTGGCTACCAGGGGTCGCGCCCCTTACCGCCAGGTTCTGACCCATGGTTTCCTGGTGGACGAAGAGGGTCGCAAGATGTCCAAGTCACTGGGCAACGGTATTGACCCGGCGGATGTTATCCGGCAAAGGGGAGCCGACGTCCTGCGCCTCTGGGTGGCTTCGGCCGATTACCGGCGGGATGTGGCTGCCTCGGAGAATATCATGCGCCAGATTACCGAGGCTTACCGTAAGATTCGCAATACCTGTCGCTTCCTCCTGGCCAACCTGGCCGATTTTGATCCCGGGAAGGACCAGGTCCCAAGGGAGGAGATGCTGGAGCTGGATCGCTGGGCCATGAATCGCCTGCAACGCCTGATAGCCAGGGTTACCATGGCCTACGACGATTATGAGTTCCATGTGGTCTACCATACTATCCATAACTTCTGCGCGGTAGATCTAAGCGCCGTCTATCTGGATATCATTAAAGATCGTCTCTATACCTGGCCGGCGGCTTCCAAGGGTCGGCGTTCGGCCCAGACTGTCCTTTACGAAACCATTAACGTCCTGGTACGCCTCCTCACCCCCATCCTGGCCTTTACGACAGAAGAGATCTGGCGTTACCTTCCCGGTGAGGACGACCGGCCAATCAGCGTCCAACTGGCCGGTTGGCCCCAGGTAAAAACCGAGTTTCTCGATGATGAGCTGGAGGAAAAATGGAAAAGGATTCTTCAAGTTCGCGATGTCGTCGCCCGGGCCCTGGAGCGCGCCCGCCAGGAGCAGGATCTGGGGAATTCCTTAAACGCCGCCGTCCATCTCTACCCTGATGCCGACATGTACCAGTTCCTGAAACCCCTCGGGGATGAACTGGCAACTATCATGATCGTGTCCAGGGTTGACCTGCACCAGCCGGGAGAGGAAGCACCGGCGGGCAGCCTGGAGGCACCTGAACTGCCGGGCCTGAGGGTCTATGTCACCGGTGCTCCGGGGCAGAAGTGTGAGCGCTGCTGGATGGTCAGTGAAACAGTGGGGCAAGACACCGATCACCCCACCCTTTGCCGCCGCTGTGCCACCGTTGTTAAGGAGATGTATATGAACGGGTAA
- the pduL gene encoding phosphate propanoyltransferase produces the protein MTFRDEDFLPVEVPVGVSNRHIHLCRQDLDTLFGPGYELTVYRQLSQPGEYAARETVTIVGPRGVLEGVRVLGPVRSYSQVEIAMTDGFRLGLKPPVRESGDLEGTPGIAVVGPSGALTLHRGVILAARHIHMEAERAASLNLHDDQRVQVLVPGMRGMIFNNVIVRVSPNFRLELHLDTDEANAALLANGDKVKILRP, from the coding sequence ATGACGTTCCGGGACGAGGACTTTTTGCCTGTTGAAGTACCCGTAGGGGTTTCCAACCGCCATATCCACCTGTGCCGTCAGGATCTCGATACCCTATTCGGCCCCGGTTACGAACTGACAGTGTATCGTCAACTCAGCCAGCCGGGGGAATACGCCGCCAGGGAAACAGTCACCATCGTCGGCCCTCGCGGTGTCCTGGAAGGTGTCAGGGTCCTGGGGCCGGTGCGGTCCTACTCCCAGGTGGAGATAGCCATGACCGACGGTTTCCGCCTGGGACTAAAGCCCCCTGTAAGGGAATCCGGCGACCTGGAGGGCACACCGGGGATCGCCGTTGTCGGCCCGTCCGGGGCCCTGACTCTGCACCGGGGAGTTATCCTGGCCGCCCGCCATATCCACATGGAGGCCGAGCGAGCCGCGTCCCTTAACCTCCATGACGACCAGCGGGTCCAGGTTCTGGTACCGGGCATGAGGGGGATGATCTTTAATAACGTAATCGTCCGGGTGAGCCCCAACTTTCGCCTGGAGCTACACTTGGATACCGACGAGGCCAATGCCGCCCTGCTGGCCAACGGCGATAAAGTAAAAATCCTGCGTCCCTGA